The stretch of DNA AGGGGTTCATCTGGGCTCACCCTTTGCACGCAGGGAAAGCTGTTCTTACTCAGGGTTCCTTCCGTGGTGGGGTTCAGAGAAAGCTTTTTAGGGAGAGGCCGGGCATGTTTTTTCGGATAGCTCTGAGTGCTTAAACCACATGGGTCGATACAAAGGGTCACACTGTGGGTCTCTCCCAGCACAGCCAGCACAGCCCGACGTCAGAGTCACCCACCACCAGGCGCTCCCAAAGCCCGAGTCAGAAGCTTCGAGCAGCCCAGAGATGCACTCCTCTCCCTTTGGCTTCCAGAGCAACTGTGACCACACACTTTCAGCACAAGGCTGCAGAGAcaactggaaaaatgaaaaacagcttTTCAGAAACCATTTAATGAGGTAGCTGAGATCATCTTACATCCACAGCAGACAGAGGTGCTTAATGAGTTCACAGGCATTTAAACATATTCATAAACCCATGACAGTGCCTGGTAACTGCTCTTTCTTCCCAAATCCCAAAAGTGCATGCATGCCTTGCGAAGAGCCCCAGGAAGAGCACCGCAGCAGGCCAGGAGGGAGGAGCTGGACGGGAGCTGAGGGCGGGCGTCTGGGGTGCTCCCCACACAACACCGGTGCAGGCGGACAGGGCCAGGCGAGACTCCGAGAAGGGCAGGGCTGAGCGGGGCTGGCATGAGGGGGGCCTGCTCACCCCTCCACACCCAAGAACCACCCTCAGGAGGCTGCCCCCACGGCCACAGGGGTCTCCCCGCTGTCTGCTCGCAGGCCCAGGCTGCTCTGGAGAAGAGCTCCTCTACAGTCACCTCCCAACGCCGCCCAGTGGGTCTCAGACGGGGAGAGGCCAAGAGACCAGTCTGGGCAGTGTGGCCTTCATGAAGACACCCCAACACGCACAGACCCATGCCACACACatccacgcacacacacacccgtgtCACACCCACACCTGTGTGCAGACGCGCctgtcacacacaccacacctgtgtacacacacacccgtGTCACACACACCCCGGCTCAGCCGCGCGCATGACAGTCAGCAGTGTCTGGCAGCACGGAAGCTGGGGGGGCGGCTGGGGGTCTCGAGAGGAGCCTGGATCCACTGGACACCCCCTTCCGGTCCTCAGGCCAGGCAGCGACTAGGAGCCGGAAGGAAGGCGTCCGAGGCGCCGGCTAAGCCTCCGGGGCGTAGCTGCCGGGGGCCAGCGCGGGCGGGCCTCGGAGGCCAGCCCAGCGCCGCGCGCCCGGAGGGGGCTCCGCGCGCCCCCGCTCCTTGTATTTACCCAGAATGCTCCGGGCCTCCTCGGCGTCCCGCAGCGGGCTCTCTCCATACTCCTCCCGCAGCCACTGGCGGAACTGGGGAAGTGAGACCCGCGGGGCGTCAGGTGGCGCGGCCAGCCCTCCACGCCCTCGCCCAGCGCGCCCACGGCCAGCGCCCAGTGGTAGGTGGCCTCGGTCAGTGCTGAGGCGGCCAGCGGGCGCCGCGCGACAGCATGACTCCTTCCAGGCTTTGGCCTGGGGACGTGAAAGCCAGTCTGATCCAGATGGCTGCACTTGACCCCCAGGCACAACAGCAGAAGCTAACCTGGGGCCCGTGGAAGGCGGAACGGCTGCGAGGGGCTGGAGGGAGCCCCTGGGCCAGCCGGCCTGTGGGGGAAGGTGGGGCGCAGTTACCTGGTGGACCTGGAGCTCCTCAAACTCCTGCAGCTGCCTCTGGAAGCCCAGGTTGGGGTTGGCACACGACCTGCCTGCGCGCACGGTGTGCAGGGCGTCCTCCCAGCCAAAGTCGGTGACCGTCATGATATAGGCGACCACCAGGGTCACGCTCCTGGAGACGCCCGCTAGGCTGCAGGTTGAGAGCCACACGGCAAGGGGCGGTCAGGGGACTCATCTAGGAAGCCGCCTGTCCTCGGTTCTGAGGAGACAGCTAGCCAGTGGGTCCTCAGAAATCACTCAGAAGCACACCAGCTCTCTCCGCTTTACCACACTAGGGTCTCGGGCACTCCTCacccacatggcctcagtcttgATTGCTTTTCTACTGGCTATGGCTGCAGGCACTTCGTGTCGTGATTCTCTTTCTCCTGACCTCCCCTTCAGACAGTCCCCGTTCCCTGGACAGGAAAGTAGCGAAAGGACATCTGGGAACTTGAAGGGTCCAGTCAGTTATAACTTCAGCCATTCAGACGGCTTCACACTTTTAAAGTCTGATCTTCTTAGGtacctcttccctggtggctcagacagtaaagaatctgtctgcaatggaagagacctgggttcgatccctgagtcgggaagatcccctagagtaggaaatggcaacctactccaatatacttgcctggaaaatcccatggacagaggagccttgtgggcaaCAGTTCATAagatcgccaagagtcggacatgactgagtgactaacactttcttagGTACATAAGGGTCAAGTCTATCATTTAAAAAACTCATTAAATACAGAAGCCCTTACCCAACATTCTCTGATATCCTCCACAGACCCAAGCAGAGTGCCCACATGGCACACTCCACGTGctctggggtgtgggggtggggacgcTC from Muntiacus reevesi chromosome 20, mMunRee1.1, whole genome shotgun sequence encodes:
- the DUSP22 gene encoding dual specificity protein phosphatase 22 isoform X2, producing MGNGMNKILPGLYIGNFKDARDAEQLSKNKVTHILSVHDSARPMLEGVKYLCIPAADSPSQNLTRHFKESIRFIHECRLQGEGCLVHCLAGVSRSVTLVVAYIMTVTDFGWEDALHTVRAGRSCANPNLGFQRQLQEFEELQVHQLSLQPCAESVWSQLLWKPKGEECISGLLEASDSGFGSAWWWVTLTSGCAGCAGRDPQCDPLYRPMWFKHSELSEKTCPASP
- the DUSP22 gene encoding dual specificity protein phosphatase 22 isoform X3, translating into MGNGMNKILPGLYIGNFKDARDAEQLSKNKVTHILSVHDSARPMLEGVKYLCIPAADSPSQNLTRHFKESIRFIHECRLQGEGCLVHCLAGVSRSVTLVVAYIMTVTDFGWEDALHTVRAGRSCANPNLGFQRQLQEFEELQVHQFRQWLREEYGESPLRDAEEARSILGKYKERGRAEPPPGARRWAGLRGPPALAPGSYAPEA